A part of Leptospira mtsangambouensis genomic DNA contains:
- a CDS encoding nucleotidyltransferase family protein, whose protein sequence is MKKIRIGVIAAAGKGTRAYPRTSFIPKPLFVIEGKSILHRNVELMVKTFGIEKVYVLVGHLKEQIIAEIEHIRSVLPKVVIEPVNWTEKGLASDVASLEKTIHEPFLTILGDEFYYRTDHDVFLKVLKKHPNMAASIGIVKTSLLSRIRKNYSVVLENDKILNLVEKPENPPNELLGLGSYFFTPEYFEFFKKTPASPKSGVIEITDVIDKMAKESKGGVYATMLSCEYFNINSMQDYYHAVYEVRNDLFHKFKTSLVIPTNNNERSITDVIVDFKDKFNEIIVIDNESTDETLTLSKKEKVKTYTFPGDGDPTRLGEQVRRGIEYATGDIIVVVSPDGSFRSKDFPKLLEYMKDSDMVIGTRTTRQMIEQGSNLKPLYRLVNLLMGKLVEVFWWGQEPRFTDVDCQFFSVWRESYERVKPQLVVEDRKFIVELMIDIVRSHMRCIEIPVSYFKPVGQVEYRLRDMISDSIHIMKLILSKKFYLGEDRDGE, encoded by the coding sequence TTGAAAAAGATCAGAATTGGGGTCATTGCGGCTGCCGGAAAAGGAACCCGAGCATATCCCCGAACCAGCTTCATTCCAAAACCTCTCTTCGTCATTGAAGGAAAGTCCATTCTCCATAGAAATGTGGAGCTTATGGTGAAGACCTTTGGAATTGAAAAGGTCTATGTACTCGTTGGCCACCTCAAAGAACAAATCATTGCAGAGATTGAGCACATCCGTTCCGTTTTGCCCAAAGTGGTCATTGAACCAGTCAATTGGACTGAGAAAGGGTTAGCTTCCGATGTGGCAAGTCTTGAAAAAACCATTCATGAACCTTTTCTAACAATCCTTGGGGATGAATTCTATTATCGAACGGACCATGATGTCTTCTTAAAAGTTTTAAAGAAACATCCTAATATGGCAGCTTCTATTGGGATTGTCAAAACATCCTTACTGTCAAGAATTCGCAAAAATTATTCAGTAGTATTAGAGAATGATAAAATTCTAAATTTAGTTGAAAAACCTGAAAACCCTCCCAATGAACTTTTAGGATTGGGTAGTTATTTTTTTACTCCAGAATATTTTGAGTTTTTTAAAAAAACTCCCGCATCACCAAAGTCAGGTGTAATCGAAATCACGGATGTCATAGATAAAATGGCGAAGGAGTCCAAAGGAGGAGTGTATGCAACCATGCTCAGTTGCGAATACTTCAACATCAACTCCATGCAAGATTATTATCATGCAGTTTATGAAGTAAGGAATGACTTATTTCATAAGTTTAAAACCAGTTTGGTCATCCCAACTAATAATAATGAAAGATCTATCACGGATGTGATAGTTGATTTTAAAGACAAATTCAACGAAATCATTGTCATTGATAATGAATCTACTGATGAGACCTTGACTCTCAGCAAAAAAGAGAAAGTAAAAACTTACACCTTCCCTGGTGATGGGGATCCCACAAGACTTGGAGAACAAGTAAGAAGGGGAATCGAATACGCAACAGGTGATATCATTGTTGTTGTTTCGCCTGATGGATCTTTTAGATCCAAAGACTTCCCTAAACTACTCGAATACATGAAAGATTCGGATATGGTGATTGGGACTCGCACCACAAGGCAGATGATCGAACAGGGTTCGAACTTAAAACCCCTTTATCGTTTGGTAAATTTACTAATGGGAAAATTGGTGGAAGTGTTTTGGTGGGGACAAGAACCTCGATTTACGGATGTGGATTGCCAATTTTTTTCTGTTTGGCGAGAATCTTATGAACGAGTTAAACCACAACTTGTTGTTGAAGATCGTAAGTTCATTGTAGAACTAATGATCGATATCGTAAGGTCACATATGCGTTGTATTGAAATCCCTGTTTCTTATTTTAAACCAGTAGGGCAAGTGGAATATCGATTGCGTGATATGATTTCTGATTCCATACATATAATGAAATTAATTTTATCTAAAAAGTTTTACCTAGGAGAAGATCGCGATGGCGAATAA
- a CDS encoding glycosyltransferase family 2 protein, with the protein MSNKTLVIIPAYNEAETIEEVIRGAIVYADVSVTDDASKDATPAILAKLQKEFGIRLHVIRHEKNTHIPKGIQDGMKYAVEKGYDWVITMDAGLSHDASYLKEFQSFPICDLVIGSRTSTVNVPLYRKFISWLAAKVMNYCLSKGIFNLFGANLRDCTSGYRRYSKPMFQKIAAYPLESIAFDFHMEALSIVANNDGSIKELPIRYVFSNSSFNRKVLKLAIQFAKKLLLRKWKLIPQYP; encoded by the coding sequence ATGTCAAATAAAACTTTAGTCATCATCCCTGCATACAATGAAGCTGAAACCATTGAAGAAGTGATTCGAGGTGCCATTGTTTACGCGGATGTTTCCGTGACGGATGATGCAAGTAAGGATGCCACGCCGGCTATTCTAGCTAAATTACAGAAGGAATTTGGCATACGCCTTCATGTGATTCGGCATGAAAAAAATACCCATATTCCTAAAGGAATCCAAGACGGTATGAAATATGCGGTAGAAAAGGGATATGATTGGGTCATTACAATGGATGCCGGATTGTCGCATGACGCTAGTTATTTGAAAGAATTTCAATCCTTCCCTATATGTGACTTGGTCATTGGTTCCAGGACTTCGACAGTCAATGTTCCTTTGTATCGAAAGTTTATTTCCTGGCTTGCTGCTAAGGTAATGAATTATTGTTTGTCCAAAGGAATCTTCAATTTATTTGGAGCTAACTTAAGAGATTGTACAAGTGGATACAGAAGGTATTCAAAACCTATGTTTCAGAAAATTGCAGCATATCCTTTGGAATCGATTGCCTTTGATTTCCATATGGAAGCTCTTTCCATTGTTGCAAATAATGATGGATCGATAAAAGAATTACCTATCCGTTATGTTTTTTCAAACAGTAGTTTCAATCGAAAAGTTTTGAAACTTGCCATTCAATTCGCTAAAAAACTATTATTAAGAAAATGGAAACTGATCCCTCAATATCCGTAA
- a CDS encoding NAD-dependent epimerase/dehydratase family protein: MANKVLVTGGCGFLGSHVCELFRKEGWDVVSFDNMTKYELKRTGYGSDATRDYNWNYLKSIGVTMVKGDIRNLEHLMDRSADCDYIIHTAAQPAMTISWEDPELDFSTNVIGTFNVMEAARKHKIPVVNTSSIHVYGNSINDSLTEGKTSYERNPVEIPVTQPTMVGQISPLHASKMSAEHYVRSYTDMYGVKAASFRFTGIYGERQFGGEDHGWVANFAIRSVFGLPLRIFGTGKQTRDILHAEDGAKSYLEFFKNPIPGVYNIGGASPHKISLLECIHLIGEILGKKQEILFEVERPGDMRYFICDITEAKKFGFNPKILPKEGVTRLLKWIEANKEVFNISGN, translated from the coding sequence ATGGCGAATAAAGTATTGGTAACAGGCGGATGCGGATTTTTGGGATCCCATGTTTGTGAATTATTCCGTAAAGAAGGTTGGGATGTTGTTAGTTTTGACAACATGACAAAATATGAATTAAAACGCACAGGTTATGGATCTGACGCCACTCGTGATTATAACTGGAATTATTTGAAGTCTATTGGTGTCACGATGGTAAAAGGTGACATTCGAAATTTAGAACACCTTATGGATCGTTCTGCAGATTGTGATTATATCATCCATACAGCCGCACAACCAGCCATGACCATTTCTTGGGAAGACCCGGAACTTGATTTTTCAACCAACGTGATCGGAACATTTAATGTTATGGAAGCGGCGAGGAAACATAAAATTCCAGTCGTGAATACTTCTTCCATCCATGTTTATGGCAATTCAATTAACGATAGTTTAACGGAAGGGAAAACTTCTTACGAAAGAAATCCAGTAGAAATCCCTGTCACACAGCCAACTATGGTGGGTCAAATTTCTCCTCTTCATGCTTCGAAAATGAGTGCTGAACATTATGTACGTTCTTATACGGATATGTATGGTGTAAAGGCTGCGAGTTTCCGATTTACAGGGATTTATGGTGAACGTCAGTTTGGTGGAGAAGATCATGGCTGGGTCGCAAATTTTGCCATTCGTTCTGTATTTGGCCTGCCACTTCGTATTTTTGGAACGGGAAAACAAACTCGTGATATTTTACATGCAGAAGATGGTGCAAAATCTTATTTAGAGTTCTTTAAAAATCCGATCCCTGGTGTTTATAATATTGGTGGTGCAAGCCCTCATAAAATTTCACTATTAGAATGTATCCATTTGATTGGTGAAATTCTTGGTAAAAAACAAGAAATACTTTTCGAAGTAGAAAGACCAGGTGACATGCGTTACTTTATTTGTGATATTACTGAAGCAAAAAAATTCGGTTTTAATCCAAAAATCCTTCCAAAAGAAGGAGTCACTCGACTTCTAAAGTGGATCGAAGCGAACAAGGAAGTTTTCAATATTTCTGGAAACTAG